ttaaacacacacacaatataaaatAGCACAAAAATATCTAAACAAATAATTTATCGCAAAAAATTGTAAATAGATAACTCTTAGTGACATGTATTTTGCTTACACAGCTGTGAAAGCTGATGTCGAACGGGtccaaatgtaatatttaattataaGCAAGTAATGAATCAGGAAAAAGTCAGCAAGTATTTCATAACTAAGTATTAGTACTGCTGATGCACCTATTTGTGTATCGTCCTTGTAAGGCCTTTTTAGGTGGATCAAATGTCATCTAAGTGTTCcataattgttaaaaatgatAGGTGACAATCCACCCAAACGATTAGCCTGTTGTGGATCACGGGTGGCTTGAATCTATCCGAGTTGACGTTCAGCGAGAGTCGTTGTACACAATGCGTGTAAACCATTGGACAACCGTGCTGTTTGcatacaaaacattttctaGCATATTGCCACTTAAAATACACACAATGTTCACATTTCAGGTCATCATGGCTGCATTGGTCCTAATGAACATTCAATAATCAACATTGACTGTGCAGATTCTGCAACTTGTGCCATAATGTCAGCATCTCTTTGGGACTCCGCCTGTGAACGAGCAGCACAGATTTATACACGCAAGGATTCTCCCTGTCCGTCTCTGGGAGATCAAATGTTAAAAAACCTGGGTGATGACTTGGAGAGAGCCCGAGTCTTTGCAGGCACATTCCCAGGTAAACATCGTCAATTGGGAAAAGGAAAACCCTTGTGGACACCTCTTTTAGTCGTAATGCAAGTGAGCGAGAGTAAACcacccctcctcctccagcaTACGGTGGATAGGCACCTTTGTAGAAACCTTCTGGTACGTAGTATTTAGTAGATGGATCCCGGTTTGGCATAGCATTATCGATGACATCTCCCACAAACAAATCCATGTGCGTTTCATTTGTATTGGCCCGCCGCTGAAGTTTGTTTTCCTCCCACCGCTTGTTTAAGTAATCCAGTAGGGCACCAGTTCGGACAAAGACATCATCATCCCCCTTAAAGATGAATACAGCTGTGGGGCAGTATTGCTGGAGCCAATGCCAAAACAGCAAGTCCTTCAGGGTCAGGTTGAAGAAAGAGTCCCTAAAATCCCACTGGAGGATGTCCCTGTATTTTTGGTTCTCTAGGTCCAGAAAGTTTTTCAGGTCTGGGTGAGGTCCTGTACTCGGGTCCTGCCTCCCCAGCAGAAACACAGTACGCACAAATCCCCCTTTCTTATTGAACTCGCCCATCACAAAACCACTGCTCCCCCATGTTTCACGGATGGCTTGTCTGTTTTCAAAGTTCCCCACTTGAGATTTGATGGCCATGAGGAGCATTGGATAGTCAAAACCAGATTTTGTCTTGTTCCTTTTGCACATGGCGGGTTGATTAATAAGGATTTGATAACTCCTGCAATGCATTGACCTGACAAATGCTCTCATTTGTTCTGGTATATTGTTGACATCATATCGATGATGTTCTGAACACTTGTGCGACACACAACCAGAAAGACATTCATCCCTAATTTGAGTTGAGAGTTTTGCTTTCGGCTTCCTTGATGTTGTAGTCATGTTTCCTCGTAGAATGGGATTGTAGTGACGATCCAAGGAGTGCTGTAACTGGTTCCACAGGGCGCTGTGTTCCAGATGAAGTTTCCAGAAGGGGTTGAGTGGATGAGAAGCCAAGGCCCCAGAATTTGCTGAAATCCCAGGAGCAATATAGTGGACGGTTATTTTCGGGGGAGCATAGGAGATGGTGACCAATATGGTAACCATGATATAAATCAGAAGGTGGCCAGTCATCATGCAAGGCAGCAGGCACATGCAAAGCAGCCTCCTGTTGCACTTGCAGCATTTGCCCATTGCATTTGGTGaaatcagcacacacctgcacacAAAGCAAATATGAATctttatatattgtatgtaaaaaTTAACAAAGAAGCCTCAAATTACCCTGCTTTCTCAATGAATGTATACCACTGCATTTTGTATATGTTTAGCTCTAGCACTGCAGTCAACCCTCTGGAGTTTTTGTCACCGTGGCGACGGCCCAGTGAGCTTTATTAACTCAGTGCATCATTCTTTATCTACCTGGAGCGACATAAAAATGAACACCCCCTTTACACAATATAGATCTATGAGCTACAATAGTAAAATagcaaatattttgtctttgtctcacAGCTACTTAAATGTCAAATGTAACCCATTGGCCTCTGTTTACAATCAGTAAAATGTCTTCTCtcctagcttttttttttttttaagtaagttGACCctatatttcttttctttatgaTCTTCATGACCAGGTATACAAATGCACAATTATTGCATtgaatccaaaataaaaaaaatacatttgacacgtcatatatataaataatttacaTGGAAGTTATCAGGAAAAATGATGGAAGACAAATAATGCACATACTTACAAGAGAGCAAAATTCTAAAATTAGTAAAGCCGACTGAGAAGAAAGACTCAGCAAGGTAAAGAGTCCATCTTGCGTTTTGCGTTCTCATTCGGGGTGGATTACTTGCTACATCTATTATTCCCGTCTGCGAGAGCATCACTGATGTCCATCACGGTGTTTagtaatgaaaaacaaacaaaaaaaccctctAAAATCAAGCAAGCAGTTGTTGGCATCACCCGCATCTGAGCAACAAGTCTCAGGTGAGACAGAGAGCACTGCGCATGCGCGTTATTGTCGCCCCCCCgcccacatacagtatttgcatgaggccacaaaagtaaaatatagtTTCCCCTAACGTCATACTGTTCTGAacgacaaaataataataaagaaaaagaataacaataaaaacgtaagaaataaaaaagtctactaaataataacaacaataataataatcatcatcataataataataatcataatattaataattatagtAATTATAATAACTACTTTCTACATCACAATAATAGAGAATTGACGTTGACTCCAACCAATAGAAAATATGTCTGGGAACAAAGGACCTTTCTTGAACAAGCAATTCAACcaataaaaagagagaaaaggcgGGGCAAAATGGATTGTGTAGCTACTAGCTATGCAGTTTGGTTGAGCTTTGAATGAGGGGCCATCATTCCGGTGGTTCGGCGGTTCTACGTCCACTTTTAAGACTCGCTGGACCAatctaaaatgaaaaagatggaTTTATTGACGGGTACCTAAGTGACCACCCGATCACCTCCCACCTGCTCGTTTGGTAAGGATGTCTTAAACAGTTAATAGTATCAAATTGGTAAGCAACACAACATGCAGCAGACCAGATTTTTGTCTGTCGGACAAAGTAGCAAGCCTGCtagcgatttttttttctttctttttttttctttttttctcccgcACTCGCACTCGCGCTTGAATGCGAAAAGAGAAGGAGAAGAGCGAGTATCAGTTATCCCAagacaaataaacttgaatttacTGAATGTGTTGGCACTTTGAAATAATGTGCCTCTCTTCCTTGCTGTTTGTCGAAGTCGAGACTGACTCGTTTGCGGCGCAGCGCGTTAGCTTATTCTTCgagccgtgtgtgtgtttttgtgggtGGTTGCAGAGAAGAAGCGATATACACAAGACAGTTTCTCACAAAGAGACTCGACATTACAGACAAAATACCGCCGCTTATCTTGTTCACAAGGCCGTGCTAGTCGCGATTAGCTTTTCGGTTTGACGTTGTAGCCGTATCAACGGGGTTtgagcttttttgttgttgttgttgtgccttCCAATAATGCTCTGTGTGTAATTTGGGAGGTTCTTCTCACAACATTGTACAAGCCAGCATTGCTGCGTGCTCTTGATGTCTTAACAAACCGATTGCTACATAAAACGTTGAAGAAATACCGTAATTAATAGAAACTTAAGTTTATACATGTTCATTCTCCAGCTGCATATGGTTGTCTTTGCAGTCACTGTCTTTgtctaacatttaaaaaaatcaccctGGAGCAGTtattcatgatgatgatgataatacgCTTTGAATATTAATGTTAGTCAAATGTAGTTCGTTTTATTAAGGCCTTATTTGTAAGCAATGCGAGGTTAAGCCATTGAAACAAATTCTAACAAGGAGCTCTGACTTTCTTTCAGAGGAGCACTCTGAAGACCTCGATACCTTCCTTCCTGTCATCAGTTTGCCGTTGTCTTTGGATTTTAACCCTCGTTGATCCATAATTTCCCCCCTATAAATTTGAGGATTGGTATCGTTTAATCCGTTAGTTATCTTACACTAACTGACAGCTCGGGGAATTGATCTTAGTGTTGCAATGAGAGCTATAATCAGATGAGGTTACACGTGAAACTCGGAGACCACGTCAATacttaaaaatatttctgcctATTTTCTGCACATGCCATTATTGCTGAAACAAAATTGTCTGTGCACTccctttaaaggggacatattatggaaaatgtactttttaattgcttgtatgcaATTACAGTGGCCCCCCACTATTGACGGAGCATAGGGAAAGACCCTGACCGTGTATTTGGAATAATTGATACTCTCCTAAAAGTGATTGTAATTGCCTGTAATAGTAGTTctaatcaggggtgtcaaactcattttagtttgtgGGCCGGACTAGTATAGTTGTGGCTtaataagctataaataacaATTCCCTAATTGTCCCCATTCTTTTCATGCAAATAAGTaaattctgaaaatattcaCTTTTGTTGACAACTATGTTAAgctgtaaaatgcattttaaatttacataaatTTCTCCATCTATCTGGAAGTCTTGACAACCTCAACTGATTCATCAAACCATACAGACCAAAGTGGGAACTTTTCTAAAAGAGGGTGTAGTTGTCCCACTGCCTTCTAAAtgtataaatgaaaataaattcaagTTGGGGCAgtgaatggagaaaaaaaaacatgaaagggCTCCCAAACCGACCTCTGTTGACTGCCATTTTGTAAAACATTTCTCAAGTTGTTTTAACAAAACTGTAGTTTTAAGGTAGCGCAGCATTTTATATAAAGTAAGCTAACTTTGCTCCTGaaatttgacatattttagtCTTTACAATATCAAGTGTCAAAAATGAGTAGCAGtcaatttcaaaatgtcatttaagtaGTAACTGGTTGTCAAGTGTGCcttccagtggacaaaattagcagcaacacttacttttattgaaaaaaaatatcagttttggatcgttgtccaATTTGACCTGTTGCTGAGACCTAACGCTCCAAAAAACAGGCAGTACATGTCATTACAGAATGTCTTGACAGTCaggagatttcattgtaccctgcacacATTCGAGATGCCCTGTGCAGGATGTAGCAAAGCAGACCCAAAACATTTCGCAGACccaaaagtatttatttctttgtttgacTGCTTCATTTTTGCGTCTACAGAGCTGAGCTCCAGCTTTTTCTCACCTTTTCAAAGCAAAAGGACCTTCTCCCAGATGCTTTGTGGCTTGTAAATATTAATCTTGGTGAATTCCTGtgtcatcattttcattttgtttcagtGACCATTGCTAGTTTGTCATTCTGTAACAGAATAAtatgacaatataacaatattatacaatataacaatattttcTCCATGTGTGTATAAAGTTAACTGAGGCACCATGTTTGACCCTGTAGCTGACCCAGGTTTAATGCGGTCTGACACTGCTCAACTTTAGCAGGAGAAGGTTAACCCTGGTTTTGATAATAGGATCGGTACCTTTGTATGGGATTAGCGTTTGATTAGTATCAGCATCAACGCAGAAGATTTGTCACCTCAGTTAAGATGGATTAGGTTTTAGAGACTGACCTAGTAACCGAAAGATACCCTTTATTGACACAACTATTTTAACAGACCAACTGGCCTGCACACAAATTATGACAACAGCCAGTATGCCTTAATGGGTTTTTTTCTtcgctgttattattattattttttaacatttgtgtgtctttgtgccCTTGTTTATTTTAGGATTAGTTGGATGCTGCGCTCTCTGCTCCCTTCCATTTGCACATTCCATCTAATATCTATAATTTCCAGGCTTTTCCTTAATACTAATGACTTGGATTGGATTTGACAAAATACACATGTATAGTGTCTCTCTCTTTATTTCCTGAAGGATTTTAGACATACAGCCTAACAGCTTTaaacccccctccccctcccttg
The sequence above is a segment of the Phyllopteryx taeniolatus isolate TA_2022b chromosome 15, UOR_Ptae_1.2, whole genome shotgun sequence genome. Coding sequences within it:
- the si:dkey-175m17.6 gene encoding N-acetyllactosaminide beta-1,3-N-acetylglucosaminyltransferase 2, translating into MGKCCKCNRRLLCMCLLPCMMTGHLLIYIMVTILVTISYAPPKITVHYIAPGISANSGALASHPLNPFWKLHLEHSALWNQLQHSLDRHYNPILRGNMTTTSRKPKAKLSTQIRDECLSGCVSHKCSEHHRYDVNNIPEQMRAFVRSMHCRSYQILINQPAMCKRNKTKSGFDYPMLLMAIKSQVGNFENRQAIRETWGSSGFVMGEFNKKGGFVRTVFLLGRQDPSTGPHPDLKNFLDLENQKYRDILQWDFRDSFFNLTLKDLLFWHWLQQYCPTAVFIFKGDDDVFVRTGALLDYLNKRWEENKLQRRANTNETHMDLFVGDVIDNAMPNRDPSTKYYVPEGFYKGAYPPYAGGGGVVYSRSLALRLKEVSTRVFLFPIDDVYLGMCLQRLGLSPSHHPGFLTFDLPETDRENPCVYKSVLLVHRRSPKEMLTLWHKLQNLHSQC